The proteins below come from a single Gemmatimonadota bacterium genomic window:
- a CDS encoding SusC/RagA family TonB-linked outer membrane protein, whose translation MKKRVLLLLMGTFLFAAQAFAQQKAITGKITNEQGFPLGGVQVVIKGTTTGAVSNTDGGYSVRATVGQLLQFRLIGMQMVERTIGAESVINVQLMRATAKLDAMVVTALGQTAQQRSLGTSQQQVEGAAIAQTQRENFINAIQGRVAGVDVTSSSGVPGASSSITIRGISSISSSNQPLMIVDGLPLDNKTTNTNSLASDAPGSLTAFNNRGIDFTNRAGDINPEDIETMVILKGPEASALYGIDAANGAIVITTKRGKAGTGGFEYSNNFRVESTNARPAVQHQYGPTSINGSTLGSFQYFGAPYAANTTFYDNIDGFFRTAVSQRHNLAFSGAAPDDKVNYRVGVSIDKQLGVIPNADYTRFNITGASAAQVNRWLKTDLSFAFANVNNNQPYKGDAGPLLGLLLWPATDQASSYLTPAGGRRRITALTQTGEIDNPYFNVNKNNNNSINNRMLLNLGFVLTPLSWADLKTNIGYDGYTNASTIIRNPESVLGFTYNGVLDLNTDVTRNINIQTLFNVHPRALTKDLSISGFVGQSMQDAKSEIDGIEGLNFLDPNFVSINNTSSRSSRTTISQRRLVSAFGSASLDFRKYLYLNVTGRNDWTSTIPLAHNSFFYPSVSSSFIFSDAFPSVAKYVTGKVRAGFAEVGRDARPYAFAPSLEYKTTSGGGYGSTFYGPNIDLKPEFAKSYEFGTELSFFDDRLGLDVTYYKKQTQDQIVNDIRGSYGTGFILFNLNGASTENHGIEITLRGTPIIKRDFTWDVQANFTMARGKVVSLPHALPESYVSDTWLYGNVRNGTMPGLSTMSLTGFFYLRDTSSTNGHKGELLIDPTSGLPLRSSVFIAGGYDRQPDYTIGLSNTFKYKRFTLDFLLDIRKGGDIFNATEHYLTVRGLATSTTDREKPRVIPGVVRDGKENTATPTINNIVVVPAVQTGYYTNMSEELFIEKNINWLRLRDITLRYNIPDNWMHTRNASVFITGTDLFLLTNYTGLDPIVNGNTAAVGGSGGTGIDFGNFPIPRGVSFGLKVGF comes from the coding sequence ATGAAGAAACGAGTTCTCCTGCTGCTAATGGGAACATTCCTTTTTGCTGCGCAAGCGTTCGCGCAGCAAAAAGCCATTACCGGCAAAATCACCAACGAGCAGGGATTCCCGCTCGGTGGTGTCCAAGTGGTCATCAAAGGCACCACCACTGGTGCGGTGAGTAACACCGACGGTGGCTACTCGGTGCGTGCAACGGTCGGTCAGCTGTTGCAGTTCCGCCTGATCGGTATGCAGATGGTGGAGCGCACGATCGGCGCCGAGAGCGTGATCAACGTGCAGTTGATGCGCGCGACCGCGAAGCTCGACGCGATGGTCGTCACCGCGCTGGGCCAGACGGCACAGCAACGGTCGCTCGGCACCTCGCAGCAGCAGGTCGAAGGGGCGGCGATTGCGCAGACTCAGCGCGAAAACTTCATCAACGCCATTCAGGGCCGCGTGGCCGGCGTGGACGTCACGAGCAGCTCCGGCGTTCCGGGCGCGTCGTCGTCCATCACCATCCGTGGCATCAGCTCCATCAGCAGCAGCAACCAGCCGCTGATGATTGTTGACGGCCTCCCGCTCGACAACAAGACGACGAACACGAACTCCCTCGCGTCCGACGCGCCGGGTTCGCTGACCGCCTTCAACAACCGCGGCATCGACTTCACGAACCGCGCGGGCGACATCAATCCCGAAGACATCGAAACGATGGTCATCCTGAAGGGACCGGAAGCCTCGGCTCTTTACGGCATCGACGCGGCCAACGGCGCCATTGTCATCACGACGAAGCGCGGCAAGGCAGGCACCGGCGGGTTTGAGTACAGCAACAACTTCCGCGTCGAAAGCACGAACGCTCGGCCGGCCGTGCAACATCAGTACGGCCCGACGTCGATCAACGGCAGCACGCTCGGCTCGTTCCAGTACTTTGGCGCGCCGTACGCTGCGAACACGACGTTCTATGACAACATCGATGGCTTCTTCCGTACGGCGGTCAGCCAGCGCCACAACTTGGCGTTCAGTGGCGCGGCGCCGGACGATAAGGTCAACTATCGTGTTGGCGTGTCGATTGACAAGCAGCTCGGTGTGATCCCGAACGCGGACTATACGCGTTTCAATATCACGGGCGCGTCGGCGGCGCAGGTCAACCGCTGGCTCAAGACAGACTTGTCATTTGCGTTTGCGAACGTGAATAACAACCAGCCGTACAAAGGTGACGCTGGCCCGCTCCTAGGGCTGCTCCTCTGGCCCGCGACGGACCAGGCATCGAGCTACCTCACCCCAGCTGGTGGCCGCCGCCGCATCACGGCCCTCACGCAGACGGGTGAAATCGACAACCCGTACTTCAACGTCAACAAGAACAACAATAACTCGATCAACAACCGCATGTTGCTCAACTTGGGCTTCGTGCTAACGCCGCTCTCGTGGGCGGACTTGAAGACCAACATCGGGTATGACGGCTACACCAACGCGAGCACCATTATCCGCAACCCGGAAAGTGTGCTCGGCTTTACGTACAACGGTGTGCTCGACCTGAATACCGACGTCACGCGCAACATCAACATTCAGACGTTGTTCAACGTCCATCCGCGCGCATTGACGAAAGATCTTTCGATTAGCGGTTTTGTTGGCCAGTCCATGCAGGATGCCAAGTCCGAAATCGACGGCATCGAAGGGTTGAACTTCTTGGACCCGAACTTCGTGTCGATCAACAACACGAGCTCGCGCTCGAGCCGTACGACGATCAGCCAGCGCCGCCTCGTGAGCGCATTCGGCAGCGCGTCGCTCGATTTCCGGAAGTACCTGTACCTGAACGTCACGGGCCGTAATGACTGGACGTCGACGATTCCGCTGGCGCACAACTCGTTCTTCTATCCGTCGGTGTCGTCCAGCTTCATCTTCTCCGACGCCTTCCCGTCCGTTGCCAAGTACGTGACCGGCAAGGTGCGTGCGGGCTTCGCCGAGGTGGGCCGCGATGCCCGTCCGTACGCGTTCGCGCCGTCGCTCGAGTACAAGACGACATCGGGTGGCGGCTACGGCTCCACGTTCTACGGCCCGAACATCGATCTCAAGCCGGAGTTCGCGAAGTCATACGAGTTCGGAACGGAACTCAGCTTCTTCGACGACCGCCTTGGTCTCGATGTGACGTACTACAAGAAGCAGACGCAGGACCAGATCGTGAACGACATCCGCGGCTCGTACGGCACCGGGTTCATTCTGTTCAACCTGAACGGCGCCTCCACCGAGAACCACGGCATCGAGATCACGCTACGCGGTACGCCGATCATCAAGCGCGACTTCACGTGGGATGTGCAGGCCAACTTCACGATGGCTCGCGGCAAGGTCGTCTCGCTTCCGCACGCGCTTCCCGAATCGTATGTGTCGGACACCTGGCTCTACGGCAATGTGCGCAACGGCACGATGCCTGGGCTCTCGACGATGTCGCTCACGGGCTTCTTCTACCTCCGCGACACCTCGAGCACCAACGGGCACAAGGGCGAACTGCTCATTGACCCGACCTCGGGACTCCCGCTGCGGTCGAGCGTGTTCATCGCGGGCGGCTATGATCGCCAACCCGATTACACGATCGGTCTCTCGAACACCTTCAAGTACAAGCGCTTCACGCTCGACTTCCTGCTCGACATCCGGAAGGGCGGTGACATCTTCAACGCCACGGAGCATTATCTCACGGTTCGTGGTCTCGCCACGAGCACGACCGACCGTGAGAAGCCCCGCGTCATCCCGGGTGTTGTCCGCGACGGCAAGGAAAACACGGCCACCCCGACGATCAACAACATCGTTGTGGTTCCGGCGGTGCAGACGGGCTACTACACGAACATGAGCGAAGAGCTCTTCATCGAGAAGAACATCAACTGGCTGCGCCTCCGCGACATCACGTTGCGCTACAACATCCCGGATAACTGGATGCACACGCGGAACGCCAGCGTCTTCATCACGGGGACGGACCTGTTCCTTCTCACCAACTACACCGGACTCGACCCGATCGTGAACGGCAATACCGCCGCCGTCGGTGGATCGGGTGGCACGGGCATCGACTTCGGAAACTTCCCGATCCCGCGCGGTGTGAGCTTTGGCCTCAAGGTGGGCTTCTAA
- a CDS encoding RagB/SusD family nutrient uptake outer membrane protein codes for MKQIMKSKAPMKVVRVALLAGMLAFTPSCRQFLDVNTNPNAPQTVTANLYLPAMIHWMFTAPQYDGRFIGRLTQEWMLANGQTALSTWDRMGYDPGSDNGAEQWRDVYWSLGQNLVDMMSKAEAEQRWDLLGVGQIMKAWGWQVLTDMHGEIIVKQAIDPSRFSFDYDTQEYAYTEVQRLLGLAITNLSKTDGAVDATYLARTDKIYNGDRTKWLKLANAMMALNLNHYSNKSSYKPADIIAYVDKSFASNADEPLMFYTNVDPAFADRNFLGVSRGNFNSYRQTLFVLGLMNGTQFGGTVDPRMSRMLSPSPDGQYRGVDVNVIGFGAMTTAQQPMNFFGYTGSTGVSGTPSRYIFDDKTKVPLMTYAQMQFIKAEAAYRGGDKATALTAYKNAISAHLDFVNARNSDNGQTPTQITAAEKAAFLADPNIVPATAAGLTLTHIMSQKYIAQWGWGHNEIFMDMRRYHWTDIDPASGKQVFPGFTPPTNLHPDNGGKVVQRIRPRYNSEYVWNVPSLSAIGGLALDYHTKPIWITQP; via the coding sequence ATGAAACAGATCATGAAATCCAAAGCGCCCATGAAGGTCGTGCGCGTTGCGCTGCTCGCGGGGATGCTGGCCTTCACCCCGAGCTGCCGCCAGTTCCTCGATGTGAACACGAATCCCAATGCGCCCCAGACGGTCACCGCAAATCTGTATCTGCCCGCGATGATCCACTGGATGTTTACGGCGCCGCAGTATGACGGCCGCTTCATCGGCCGCCTGACGCAGGAGTGGATGCTCGCAAACGGCCAGACGGCCCTGAGCACCTGGGACCGCATGGGCTATGACCCGGGCAGCGACAACGGCGCCGAACAGTGGCGTGACGTGTACTGGTCGCTCGGGCAGAACCTCGTGGACATGATGTCGAAGGCCGAAGCAGAACAGCGCTGGGACTTGCTCGGCGTCGGCCAGATCATGAAGGCGTGGGGCTGGCAGGTGCTCACCGACATGCACGGCGAGATCATCGTGAAGCAGGCGATCGATCCGTCGCGCTTCTCGTTCGACTACGACACGCAAGAGTATGCGTACACGGAAGTTCAGCGGCTCCTCGGGCTAGCCATCACCAACCTCTCGAAGACCGACGGCGCCGTGGACGCGACGTATCTCGCGCGTACCGACAAGATCTACAACGGCGACCGCACGAAGTGGCTGAAGCTCGCGAACGCCATGATGGCGCTCAACCTCAACCACTACTCGAACAAGTCGTCCTACAAGCCGGCCGACATCATTGCCTACGTCGACAAGTCATTTGCCAGCAACGCCGACGAGCCGTTGATGTTCTATACCAACGTCGATCCGGCCTTCGCGGACCGAAATTTCCTCGGCGTCTCGCGCGGCAATTTCAACAGCTACCGTCAGACGCTGTTCGTGCTCGGCTTGATGAACGGCACCCAGTTTGGCGGCACGGTGGATCCGCGTATGAGCCGCATGCTGTCGCCGTCGCCTGACGGTCAGTACCGCGGCGTGGACGTGAACGTGATCGGGTTTGGCGCTATGACCACGGCGCAGCAGCCGATGAATTTCTTCGGCTACACCGGCTCGACCGGTGTCTCGGGCACGCCCAGTCGCTACATCTTCGACGACAAGACGAAGGTGCCGCTGATGACGTATGCACAGATGCAGTTCATCAAGGCCGAGGCGGCGTACCGTGGTGGCGACAAGGCCACCGCGCTCACCGCCTACAAGAACGCCATCTCGGCGCACCTCGACTTTGTGAACGCCCGCAACAGCGACAACGGCCAGACGCCGACGCAGATCACCGCGGCGGAAAAGGCTGCGTTCCTCGCCGACCCGAACATTGTGCCGGCAACCGCTGCGGGCTTGACGCTCACGCACATCATGAGCCAGAAGTACATCGCGCAGTGGGGTTGGGGACACAACGAAATCTTTATGGATATGCGCCGCTACCACTGGACCGACATCGATCCAGCCAGCGGGAAGCAGGTGTTCCCAGGCTTCACCCCGCCGACGAATCTGCATCCTGACAACGGTGGCAAGGTCGTGCAGCGCATCCGTCCGCGATACAACTCCGAATACGTGTGGAACGTCCCCTCGCTGTCCGCCATTGGCGGACTCGCGCTGGACTACCACACGAAGCCGATTTGGATCACTCAACCGTAA
- a CDS encoding DUF4397 domain-containing protein, with the protein MNKHTSLAVLLCAAVLTACGTKQFQDITSPPAQSKIRFFNFGVNAPGVNFYANTTKMTAISSTSGVESTTGVVYGAGGVSSTGYYTAIAPGSYTFSGNIAAATDKDLAISKVTSSLTAGSAYSFYMSGFYDATAKSVEGFVVADNYPATIDWTQSYVRFVNAVSNANPMVLYAKNQTTTTESAVGAATAYKAAGAFVAIPSGVYDLTARFADQTTAFPARIGVSFVAGKVYTVSALGDITVQSTTLTNRARLDNTANR; encoded by the coding sequence ATGAACAAGCATACTTCCCTCGCAGTGCTGCTCTGTGCCGCGGTGTTGACGGCCTGCGGTACCAAGCAGTTTCAGGACATCACGTCGCCGCCCGCCCAGTCGAAGATTCGCTTCTTCAACTTCGGCGTGAACGCGCCCGGCGTGAACTTTTATGCCAACACGACGAAGATGACGGCTATCAGCTCGACATCGGGCGTCGAATCCACCACCGGCGTCGTGTACGGTGCCGGTGGCGTCTCGTCCACCGGCTACTACACGGCGATCGCGCCGGGATCGTACACGTTTTCCGGCAATATCGCCGCCGCGACCGACAAGGATCTTGCGATCTCCAAGGTCACGTCGTCGCTCACTGCAGGCAGCGCGTACTCGTTCTACATGAGCGGGTTCTACGACGCCACGGCGAAGAGCGTCGAGGGGTTTGTTGTCGCGGACAACTACCCGGCGACCATTGACTGGACGCAGTCGTATGTGCGGTTCGTGAATGCCGTGTCGAACGCCAATCCGATGGTCCTGTACGCCAAGAATCAGACGACCACCACGGAAAGTGCCGTGGGTGCCGCCACGGCGTACAAGGCTGCTGGCGCGTTCGTGGCCATTCCGTCCGGCGTCTATGACTTGACCGCGCGCTTTGCGGATCAGACGACGGCGTTCCCGGCCCGAATCGGTGTGTCGTTTGTCGCCGGCAAGGTCTACACGGTCTCCGCGCTTGGTGACATCACGGTGCAGTCGACGACGCTCACGAACAGAGCCCGCCTCGACAACACGGCCAACCGGTAG
- a CDS encoding pyridoxamine 5'-phosphate oxidase family protein, giving the protein MKVLRHFLALLVVIGNQHPLIAQSTPVAPSRPQIIAAAREILEQAHYTSLVTIGPDGQPQARIVDPFVPDSAFTIWIATNPLTRKVQDIQRDARVTLLYFNAAAFEYVTVYGTAVLDTTAAQKAMHWKTEWATLYKNQNRGDDYALIRIRPSRLEVVSVRRGINNDPKTWRPVTIDLPR; this is encoded by the coding sequence ATGAAAGTGCTCAGGCATTTCCTCGCACTCTTGGTTGTGATCGGCAATCAACATCCGCTGATCGCGCAAAGCACACCCGTGGCACCATCGCGACCGCAGATCATCGCTGCGGCTCGCGAAATTCTCGAACAGGCGCACTACACCTCACTCGTCACCATCGGCCCCGACGGCCAGCCGCAAGCGCGCATCGTCGACCCCTTTGTGCCGGATTCAGCGTTTACTATCTGGATTGCCACCAATCCGCTGACGCGCAAAGTGCAGGACATTCAACGGGACGCGCGCGTCACCTTGCTGTACTTCAATGCCGCCGCGTTCGAATACGTCACCGTGTATGGCACAGCAGTGCTCGATACGACGGCGGCGCAGAAGGCGATGCACTGGAAAACCGAATGGGCGACACTGTACAAAAACCAGAATCGCGGGGACGATTACGCGCTGATTCGCATCCGTCCGTCGCGGCTCGAGGTGGTCAGCGTGCGACGCGGGATTAACAATGATCCCAAAACGTGGCGCCCGGTGACGATTGATCTCCCTCGGTAG
- a CDS encoding peptidylprolyl isomerase codes for MSRRTSILPLLIGATLLVLDACVSIAPSVGTVAADVGTTATRRALLLDPANAAWRAAAPPVSRLRFETTKGVFVLELVRSWGPIGADRFYNLARLGYYDDTRVHRMRTGYIAQWGLHGDSAVNAAWKGRYLHDDAPRSNNRRGTFAFSYEGPGHDNTRNTQLFVNLADNVRNDAEPFTVLGTVVEGLAVLDSLYGGYGENSGSGVRQGKQGPLERGGNAFMDREYPKLDRILRVTVTVPPPPRPGD; via the coding sequence ATGTCTCGCCGCACTTCTATTCTGCCGTTGCTGATTGGCGCCACGCTCCTCGTGTTGGACGCGTGTGTGTCGATCGCCCCATCGGTCGGCACGGTGGCGGCCGATGTCGGCACCACCGCCACGCGCCGCGCGCTGTTACTCGATCCCGCGAATGCCGCGTGGCGTGCAGCCGCACCACCCGTGTCGCGGCTGCGTTTTGAAACCACTAAGGGCGTTTTCGTCCTTGAACTGGTGCGCAGTTGGGGCCCGATCGGTGCGGACCGGTTCTACAACCTCGCACGGCTCGGGTATTACGACGACACGCGGGTGCACCGCATGCGCACCGGCTACATCGCGCAGTGGGGATTGCACGGCGACTCAGCCGTCAACGCCGCCTGGAAGGGACGCTATCTGCATGATGACGCACCCCGCTCCAATAATCGCCGCGGCACCTTTGCTTTTTCGTACGAGGGGCCCGGCCATGATAACACCCGCAATACGCAGCTCTTTGTGAATCTGGCCGACAACGTCCGCAACGACGCCGAACCATTCACGGTGCTGGGCACGGTCGTCGAAGGGCTCGCCGTGCTGGACAGTCTGTACGGCGGATACGGCGAGAACTCGGGGAGCGGCGTCCGGCAGGGCAAACAGGGGCCGCTTGAGAGGGGCGGCAACGCCTTTATGGACCGCGAGTACCCGAAGCTCGACCGAATTTTGCGAGTGACGGTGACGGTTCCGCCGCCGCCCCGCCCTGGAGACTGA